From the genome of Apus apus isolate bApuApu2 chromosome 19, bApuApu2.pri.cur, whole genome shotgun sequence, one region includes:
- the NAIF1 gene encoding nuclear apoptosis-inducing factor 1, translating to MAAPPAPPAKKRKMNFSEREVEIIVEELERGKHLLVNHFNAGVPLAAKAAAWHDILRRVNAVATCQRELPEVKKKWSDLKTEVRRKVAQVRAAMEAPETKPCSGAEGEELAGAAAAPVILTPMQQRICNLLGEATIISLPGGDCGAGVGSEIPIAASATTVTLTQIPAETTYHSLEEGVVEYCTTEAPTTVTTEAPLEMMAHQHEVSAKPQELKSRIALNSAKLLQEQRVTNLHVKEIAQHLEQQNDLLQMIRRSQEVQACAQERQAQAMEGTQAALSALIQVLRPMIKDFRRFLQSNTPSPSVTADLSQTEQQDGMIQ from the exons atGGCGGCGCCCCCGGCGCCCCCGGCCAAGAAGCGGAAGATGAACTTCTCGGAGCGGGAGGTGGAGATCATCGTGGAGGAGCTGGAGCGGGGCAAGCACCTCCTGGTGAACCACTTCAACGCGGGGGTGCCGCTGGCCGCCAAGGCCGCCGCCTGGCACGACATCCTGCGCCGCGTCAACGCCGTGGCCACCTGCCAGCGGGAGCTGCCCGAGGTCAAGAAGAAGTGGTCCGACCTCAAGACCGAGGTGCGGCGGAAGGTGGCCCAGGTCCGGGCTGCCATGGAAGCTCCCGAGACCAAGCCCTGCAGCGGGGCTGAGGGCGAGGAGCTGGCGggcgcggccgccgcccccGTCATCCTCACCCCCATGCAGCAGCGCATCTGCAACCTGCTGGGGGAGGCCACCATCATCAGCCTGCCCGGCGGGGACTGCGGGGCAGGGGTCGGGAGCGAGATACCCATCGCGGCATCAGCCACCACCGTCACCCTGACCCAGA TTCCTGCAGAGACGACCTAccacagcctggaggagggggTGGTGGAGTACTGCACAACTGAAGCCCCCACCACAGTCACCACCGAAGCCCCCTTGGAGATGATGGCCCATCAGCACGAAGTGTCTGCCAAGCCCCAGGAGCTGAAGAGCCGCATTGCTCTGAACTCAGCCAagctcctgcaggagcagcgAGTCACCAACTTGCACGTGAAGGAGATTGCCCAGcacctggagcagcagaacGACTTGCTCCAGATGATCAGACGCTCTCAGGAGGTGCAGGCCTGTGCCCAGGAGAGACAGGCACAAGCCATGGAAGGAACCCAGGCAGCCCTGagtgccctcatccaggtcctcCGCCCCATGATCAAGGACTTCCGGAGGTTTTTGCAAAGCAATACACCCAGTCCATCAGTCACTGCTGACCTCAGCcagacagagcagcaggatggcaTGATCCAGTGA